The Bifidobacterium sp. WK012_4_13 genome contains the following window.
TTGGAAGAAAGCGATCGTCGTCGATGGTCGCTATGACGACGCGACATATGGCAGTGCCGTCTATAATCCAGATTCGACTGAGAAAGCGGGCACGGTGTCACTCAGCATCGTCAAAGGCAACACGATGGTTGCCTCGGTTCCTGCCAGCTCATTGAAAGGCATCGATCTGAGCAAGATCGGGTATCAGGTGTCGCTGTTCAGCGATGCCGAAGCTTCGGAAGGCATCGGAAACGTTCGCCCTGTCCTGAGCAAGGCCTGCTGGGATGGCACTGGGGCAACCTGCACGAGCGACGTGCATCAATATCGCTTTGGTGGCGGCCTCGGCGTTCCCAATGATTCCGATGCACATGACTCGGTCACCACAGACAGCAACGCCATCGACATCTTCTCAGGGGCAGAAAGCCAGGCCGCTCTGATGAGTCTGAAGAACACGAAGGTCGTACTGCCCTTCGTCACATTGCAGACCTCGGCTTCTGACAATTCGCATGCACCAGCTGCTTCCGGTTCGACGACTTCGACACCAGATGCAGCATTGGCGAAAACCGGCGTCAGCGTGGCCTCGATGCTTGCCATTGTGGTGCTGCTGCTGTGCGCAGGAGGCATCTCGTACAAGATCAGCCATAACAAGTGAGCCAGGCAGACGACTCCTGATTGCCTGAAACAATGCATATGCCCCCGGCATGACGTACAAGCCGGGGGCATATGCATGGCCATGACCATGCCTAAGAATCTGCTGAAAGACCACAGAAAGCCCTGGTCACAATCAACATGGAAAGCTTGACCCGCTCACTATCGGATGTCCAGGAAGGCGATAAAATGCCTGGCGTAGGTCTTGGTCTTTTCCACATTGCTGAAACCGATATAGATATTGTCAGGAAGACCGGCAGACTTCCACTTCCTTGCGTGCGACAGATCGAGACCGACGACCTTGGAAGCATCTGTGGTGTGCGCTCCCTTTGCATCGACCCAGGCACTGGCATACTTTTTCATGCCGGTCTTGCCAAGCACAGACTTGACGGATGACACCAGACCTCGCTTGTTGAGAGAGGCGAAGTTCGCCTTATTGCCGAACACGACATTGATCTGCCCCGCGCTTACCATTGCCAGGACTTTCGCGGAATCGTCGGATGAGGCATTCGTCAGGATGTCCATGTCTCCGGCAACGTCGACCAGACGCTTATCCTTCAACCCTTGCGAGGAGACAAACTCGTTGCGCAAGGTGTCGAATTGCCCGGAGTAATTCGACATGTCGAATCCCTGCACCGTCAATTCAGGGTCTGGCGCCTTGGTCACGTAGCTCACGATGAATGCAATGATGAGGGCAAGGGCTATGGCAATGGCGATGATCGCAGCAAGGAAATGCTCGACGAAGAAGCTCATGCGCTGCTTCAAGGGCAGTTCCTTCAACGTTTTCCACGAAGACTGCTTCGCATATCGGTTGTTCTTTGCCAGAGCCGCCACGGCATCCAACTGCTCAGGCGTGAGAGCAACGTTCGAATTCCTTGATAAGCGCTCGTTACGGGCTTGATCGTCATCTGCAGTCATGTGCATCTCCCTTATCAACCATCATCATCATCAGTCAGCGTCGACAATCGTCCATCGTAGTCGGATCAATGCGTCATCATTGCTGATCGTCGTCGTGTGCATGATGCCGCTTCTTCAAATCCTCCTCCAACGGCTCGATCTGATGGATGTCCATGCTCGGCAGCTTCCCCCAGGAATAGATGCACATCATCGTGGTGAAGATGGGAATCGAGATGCCGCATGCCATCATCAGACCTGGCCATTTGTAATAGGCAACGCCAACAAGGAGCGCAACCACGAGCACGAAGAAGGTGCACATCGGGCGCACAAGAAGCATCGTGAATGTGGTACGAATGATCCACCCGACGCGTTCGTTGAAATGCGAACGGATCGCCCAGCTTTCGAGAATAAACAGCATATAGATGATATTGATGAGCAGGAGAATTCCCGAAACGGCGAATCCCATGCGTCCAAGGTTATTATGCTGCACGAACCAATACTCCCAAAGCAATGCCGCCCAGATCAGGAATTGCACCCAGCCGAAGACGTTCGCCCCCACGAAATCTGATTTCCATTCCTGGAAGAATACCTTCCAGGTCTTGGAAATGGACCATGAACGGTCGTCAATCGACAGTATCCACCTGCGGTACGTCGAGTATGCTGCGGAAATCGATGGGAAGAATCCACCGATTACCAGGCCGAACAACGTATGAACGATGATCGCAATGTTCACCACCAGGATCATCAGAACGATACGCGCCAGATATTCATAGCCCAACGCAAATCTTCTCATACCACACTCTTTTCTGTTCCTGCCCGCTTCGCATCGGTGACCCTGGGACGCCGATCAGGAGCGAAACATGATCTCTTCGACTGCACTGATCACAGCATCCGATAGATGATACGTCTGCCGTTGCCCTTGCCTATCATGACCCACATATTCCATGGTCGCCAACGCCGGCAGGACCTTGATGCCATGCTCATGGAGCTCACGATATGCATTCTCCTTGAGTTCATAGGGGATCTGGGCATCCATGAAAAGCTTGAAGAGATCCTCTTCGAGTGGGTTGCCTGCAATCTCAATTCCTGCAGACGATGCTACCGTGATTGTCGAATCGCTCGATGTCGCTGGAATTTCAACGGTCAGGCTCAACGTCTGTGCGTCATAGCTGGCATGCGCTGCACGTTGACCGTTGACCGTGAGCTCGCTCGGCTGAACACCACGGAAGGTCACTTTCCAGCTGCGCTGTGCAGGAACGATGCCTTGCTCGCCCTGAACCTTGCCAATGGTCAACGTTCCCTGCGCGTGATCGAAGTGAATCGGCGTCTCTGCAACCTTCATCGCAGATGCATCACCATCTGCCGAATAGTGTCCGTCATCTTCGATCAACGTAAAGTCCCCATCTGCGCCAGGGAACACCAGGAGATCCATGGCAGCGGGGTTGTGCATATCGTTGGAGGACCGATCGCTCTGCATCGGTACGATGCCGCCGGCCTTTGCAAAGACCGGAATCTGATCTATGGTCCTCCACGCGAAGAAATTCATGCCATCGCTGGAATCGGTTGCATATGAACGACCGGTAAGGCAGTCGAACCACGTGCCCTGCGGAAGCCAGACCTTCGTCTTCGCCCGCATGACTTCGCGGTCGACGGGCTCTGTGATCGG
Protein-coding sequences here:
- a CDS encoding YesL family protein, which codes for MRRFALGYEYLARIVLMILVVNIAIIVHTLFGLVIGGFFPSISAAYSTYRRWILSIDDRSWSISKTWKVFFQEWKSDFVGANVFGWVQFLIWAALLWEYWFVQHNNLGRMGFAVSGILLLINIIYMLFILESWAIRSHFNERVGWIIRTTFTMLLVRPMCTFFVLVVALLVGVAYYKWPGLMMACGISIPIFTTMMCIYSWGKLPSMDIHQIEPLEEDLKKRHHAHDDDQQ